One genomic region from Halococcus qingdaonensis encodes:
- a CDS encoding HVO_0234 family beta-propeller protein yields MSSIDEKRVHGANTEPTALFVASDIGLTRVSVAGERVGEIELRDRRPAHDLAVDEKLAVATDEDVLIGDSLMETGFGPATAVGFHDGLVAAAPDGRVARRIDDEWHDVGTVETVHAIDGDLLATDSGIYRLTDDGLTHAGLDAVRDVTVGGVPRAATATGLYRLGNGWMDELDGDFRMVSTDTDGERAHAATTDDFYAHDGDEWGAIEIGKPIAAVAYAGLVYAVATDGTLLVGTDDGWRDHPLGIGEPHALVAADRNPV; encoded by the coding sequence ATGAGCAGTATCGACGAAAAGCGCGTCCACGGCGCGAACACCGAGCCGACGGCGCTGTTCGTCGCCAGCGACATCGGCCTCACCCGCGTCTCGGTCGCCGGCGAGCGCGTGGGCGAGATCGAACTCCGCGATCGTCGCCCGGCCCACGATCTCGCCGTCGACGAAAAGCTGGCCGTGGCGACCGACGAGGACGTACTGATCGGCGACTCGCTCATGGAGACGGGGTTCGGCCCGGCGACGGCGGTCGGCTTCCACGACGGGCTCGTCGCCGCCGCTCCCGACGGACGAGTCGCACGCCGAATCGACGACGAGTGGCACGACGTGGGCACCGTCGAGACGGTTCACGCGATCGACGGTGATCTGCTCGCCACCGATAGTGGGATCTATCGACTTACGGACGACGGCCTCACCCACGCGGGTCTCGACGCGGTCCGTGACGTCACCGTCGGGGGCGTTCCGCGGGCCGCGACGGCCACGGGACTCTACCGCCTCGGCAACGGCTGGATGGATGAACTCGACGGCGATTTCCGGATGGTGAGCACCGACACCGACGGCGAGCGAGCGCACGCCGCGACGACGGACGACTTCTACGCCCACGATGGCGACGAGTGGGGGGCGATCGAGATCGGAAAACCGATCGCGGCGGTCGCGTATGCGGGACTGGTCTACGCCGTCGCGACGGACGGAACGCTGCTCGTCGGGACCGACGACGGCTGGCGCGACCACCCCCTCGGAATCGGCGAGCCACACGCGCTCGTCGCGGCGGATCGAAACCCCGTTTAA
- the prs gene encoding ribose-phosphate diphosphokinase, protein MIVSASGSQSLASALATALDEPLAETTYERFPDGELQVAVPGFDAERAIVVCSTATSDAHIEALQLQDAVREAGTSEIVTVIPYMGYARQDRAFEPGQPVSARAVARALSTGTDRVVTVNPHEESVGNFFEVPCTTVDAAGRLADPLPDLDDPVFISPDAGAIDLAETVRDAYGSGETDHFEKTRHSSTDVELEPHTADVTGRDTVLVDDIVATGSTMAGAVSHLNDDTRVFVTCVHPVFAGMARTRLARAGVAAVYGTDTIERAESAVSVAPAVAAALD, encoded by the coding sequence ATGATCGTCAGCGCCTCCGGCTCCCAATCGCTCGCCAGCGCGCTCGCGACGGCGCTCGACGAGCCACTCGCCGAGACGACCTACGAGCGCTTTCCCGATGGCGAACTGCAGGTTGCGGTGCCGGGCTTCGACGCCGAACGCGCGATCGTCGTCTGTTCGACCGCGACGAGCGACGCCCACATCGAGGCACTCCAGCTTCAGGACGCCGTCCGCGAGGCCGGCACAAGCGAGATCGTCACCGTGATCCCCTACATGGGCTACGCCCGCCAGGACAGAGCCTTCGAACCCGGCCAACCCGTCTCCGCCCGCGCGGTCGCGCGCGCACTAAGCACCGGCACCGACCGCGTCGTCACCGTAAATCCCCACGAGGAATCCGTCGGCAACTTCTTCGAGGTGCCCTGTACCACCGTCGACGCCGCCGGACGGCTCGCCGATCCTCTACCAGACCTCGACGACCCAGTGTTCATCTCCCCCGACGCAGGTGCCATCGATCTCGCGGAGACGGTACGGGACGCCTACGGATCGGGTGAAACGGACCACTTCGAGAAGACCCGCCACAGCAGCACGGACGTCGAGCTCGAACCGCATACCGCCGACGTCACGGGACGCGACACCGTGCTTGTCGACGACATCGTCGCCACCGGTTCGACGATGGCTGGAGCCGTCTCGCACCTGAACGACGATACCCGGGTGTTCGTCACCTGCGTCCACCCGGTCTTCGCCGGTATGGCCAGAACGCGCCTCGCCCGCGCCGGCGTCGCGGCCGTCTACGGGACGGACACGATCGAGCGCGCCGAGAGCGCCGTCAGCGTCGCACCCGCCGTCGCCGCCGCGCTCGATTAG
- the ileS gene encoding isoleucine--tRNA ligase codes for MSRFEPVADRYDPDAVEGRVFEQWDETDAYRKTKQHRADGEDFFFVDGPPYTSGAAHMGTTWNKTLKDAYIRYHRMQGYDVTDRPGYDMHGLPIETRVEEKLGFDNKKDIEAFGMEPFIEECKTYADEQLDGLQSDFKSFGVWMDWENPYKTVDPEYMEAAWWGFAQAADRGLVEQGKRSITQCPRCETAIAKNEVEYHEVEDPSIYVEFPLTDREGNLVIWTTTPWTVPANEFVAIDEDVEYQKVRAERDGQEEVLYLAAEVVEEVLKKGRYDDYEVLDELDGEEMLGWEYEHPLAEEVPDRPDGEGVGEVYHADYVEVDRTGLVHSAPGHGQEDFERGSELDLPIFCPVGGDGVYLDDAGKYAGEFVRDANDGIIADLDERGLLLAEETYAHDYGQCWRCDTDIVFLATDQWFITVTDVKEEMLDNIEDSEWHPQEARDNRFRDFIEGSPDWNVSRQRYWGIPVPIWTPEDWSGEMDDVVVIGTREELAERADQTVDPDEVDLHRPTVDDLTITEEGTTYTRVPDVFDVWLDSSVASWGTLDYPQEEGEFEELWPADLIMEAHDQTRGWFWSQLGMGTAALGEIPYKEVLMHGYANMPDGRGMSKSKNITVEPQEVIDEYGADPMRLFLLSVTPQGDDMRFSWDETETMQRNLNILWNVFRFPLPYMRLDGFDPTEVTLDDVTLEREDEWVLSRLQTVEGEMTDEWENFRQDRALHALLDFVVEDVSRFYVQSVRERMWEESDSPSKRAAYATFYRVLREVVALLAPYAPFAAEEIYGTLTGNDEFDTVHMCDWPEPDEELRNERLEREVRVARGVEEAGSAARQQAERKLRWPVTRVVVDAESEAVADAVESQSAIVADRLNARTVDLIGPDERWGELRYSASADMSVLGPAFGDRSGDVMTALNEARVEEPTLAALETAVSDALDESVELTNEMVEIVTETPEGVAADTFAAEGGGTVYVDTTLTEDVESEGYARDVVRRIQEMRKKMDLDLEAEIRVELDVADDRVAEFAREHEALIGEEVRAAAFGDVADGHRREWAIEETTVEIAIVPVAEARAD; via the coding sequence ATGAGCAGGTTCGAGCCGGTCGCGGACCGCTACGACCCCGATGCGGTCGAGGGCCGCGTCTTCGAGCAGTGGGACGAGACCGACGCCTACCGCAAGACCAAGCAACACCGCGCCGACGGCGAGGACTTCTTCTTCGTCGACGGGCCGCCCTACACGTCGGGTGCAGCCCACATGGGGACGACGTGGAACAAGACGTTGAAAGACGCCTACATCCGGTATCACCGAATGCAGGGCTACGACGTGACCGATCGACCGGGCTACGACATGCACGGCCTGCCGATCGAGACCCGCGTCGAGGAGAAACTGGGCTTCGACAACAAGAAGGACATCGAGGCGTTCGGCATGGAGCCGTTCATCGAGGAGTGCAAGACCTACGCCGACGAACAACTCGACGGGCTCCAGTCGGATTTCAAGTCCTTCGGCGTCTGGATGGACTGGGAGAACCCGTACAAAACCGTCGACCCCGAATACATGGAGGCGGCGTGGTGGGGGTTCGCACAGGCCGCCGACCGCGGGCTCGTCGAGCAAGGCAAGCGCTCGATCACCCAGTGTCCCCGGTGTGAGACGGCTATCGCCAAGAACGAGGTCGAGTACCACGAGGTCGAGGACCCCTCGATCTACGTCGAGTTCCCCCTCACCGACCGCGAAGGGAACCTCGTCATCTGGACGACGACACCGTGGACCGTTCCCGCCAACGAGTTCGTCGCGATCGACGAGGACGTCGAATATCAGAAAGTGCGTGCGGAAAGGGACGGCCAAGAGGAGGTGCTCTATCTCGCCGCCGAGGTCGTCGAGGAGGTTCTGAAGAAAGGTCGCTACGACGATTACGAGGTACTCGACGAGCTCGATGGCGAGGAAATGCTCGGCTGGGAGTACGAGCATCCGCTGGCTGAGGAGGTACCCGATCGCCCCGACGGTGAGGGCGTCGGTGAGGTCTACCACGCCGATTACGTCGAGGTCGACAGAACTGGGCTGGTCCACTCCGCGCCGGGTCACGGCCAAGAGGACTTCGAGCGCGGATCGGAGCTCGATTTACCCATTTTCTGCCCTGTCGGCGGCGACGGCGTCTATCTCGACGACGCAGGAAAATACGCCGGCGAGTTCGTTCGTGACGCAAACGACGGGATCATCGCCGATCTCGACGAGCGGGGACTGCTGCTCGCAGAAGAGACCTACGCCCACGATTACGGCCAATGCTGGCGCTGTGACACGGATATCGTCTTCCTCGCCACCGATCAGTGGTTCATCACCGTCACCGACGTGAAGGAGGAGATGCTCGACAACATCGAGGACTCCGAGTGGCATCCCCAGGAAGCGCGCGACAACCGCTTTCGCGACTTCATCGAGGGATCGCCCGACTGGAACGTCTCGCGCCAGCGCTACTGGGGGATCCCCGTCCCGATCTGGACGCCCGAGGACTGGTCCGGCGAGATGGACGACGTAGTCGTGATCGGCACGCGCGAGGAATTGGCCGAACGCGCCGACCAAACCGTCGACCCCGACGAGGTCGATCTCCACCGCCCGACCGTCGACGATCTCACGATCACCGAAGAGGGCACGACCTACACGCGCGTGCCGGACGTCTTCGACGTCTGGCTCGATTCCTCGGTCGCGTCGTGGGGCACGCTCGATTACCCCCAGGAGGAAGGCGAGTTCGAGGAGCTCTGGCCCGCCGACCTCATCATGGAGGCCCACGACCAGACACGGGGCTGGTTCTGGTCGCAGTTGGGGATGGGGACGGCAGCGCTCGGCGAGATTCCCTACAAGGAGGTGTTGATGCACGGCTACGCCAACATGCCCGACGGGCGGGGGATGTCGAAATCGAAGAACATCACCGTCGAGCCCCAGGAGGTCATCGACGAGTACGGCGCGGACCCGATGCGGCTGTTCCTCCTGTCGGTCACACCACAGGGCGACGACATGCGCTTCTCGTGGGACGAGACCGAGACGATGCAGCGCAACCTCAACATCCTCTGGAACGTCTTCCGCTTCCCTCTTCCCTACATGCGCCTCGACGGGTTCGATCCCACCGAGGTCACCCTCGACGACGTGACTCTCGAACGGGAAGACGAGTGGGTGCTCTCGCGGCTGCAAACCGTGGAGGGAGAGATGACCGACGAGTGGGAAAACTTCCGGCAGGATCGCGCGCTGCACGCCCTGCTCGACTTCGTTGTCGAGGACGTCTCGCGCTTCTACGTCCAGAGCGTGCGCGAGCGCATGTGGGAGGAGTCGGACAGTCCCTCGAAGCGCGCCGCGTACGCGACGTTCTACCGCGTGCTCCGTGAGGTCGTCGCGCTGCTCGCGCCGTACGCACCGTTCGCCGCCGAGGAGATCTATGGGACTCTCACCGGCAACGACGAGTTCGACACGGTCCACATGTGCGACTGGCCCGAGCCCGACGAAGAGCTCCGCAACGAACGGCTCGAACGCGAGGTCCGGGTCGCTCGCGGCGTCGAGGAGGCCGGTTCGGCCGCCCGCCAGCAGGCCGAGCGCAAACTCCGCTGGCCGGTCACGCGCGTCGTCGTCGACGCCGAGAGCGAGGCGGTCGCCGACGCGGTGGAATCCCAGTCGGCGATCGTCGCCGACCGGCTCAACGCGAGGACTGTGGATCTGATCGGTCCCGACGAGCGGTGGGGTGAGCTGCGATACAGCGCCAGCGCGGACATGAGCGTGCTCGGACCGGCGTTCGGCGATCGGTCGGGCGACGTCATGACCGCGCTCAACGAGGCACGAGTCGAAGAGCCGACGCTTGCCGCGCTCGAAACCGCCGTTTCGGACGCGCTCGACGAGTCTGTCGAACTCACGAACGAGATGGTCGAAATCGTCACCGAGACGCCCGAGGGAGTTGCCGCCGATACGTTCGCGGCCGAGGGCGGTGGGACGGTCTACGTCGACACGACGCTCACCGAGGACGTCGAGAGCGAGGGCTACGCGCGCGACGTCGTCCGGCGGATCCAGGAAATGCGAAAGAAGATGGACCTCGATCTGGAGGCCGAGATCAGGGTCGAGCTCGACGTCGCCGACGACCGAGTGGCGGAGTTCGCTCGCGAGCACGAGGCGCTCATCGGCGAGGAGGTCAGGGCCGCGGCGTTCGGCGACGTCGCGGACGGCCACCGACGCGAGTGGGCAATCGAGGAGACGACCGTCGAGATCGCCATCGTGCCGGTCGCCGAGGCGCGGGCGGACTAA
- a CDS encoding uracil-DNA glycosylase, which produces MPDYPDPDSKNVLAPGCERCPALADAREHISWGNGSLDAELVVVGEAPGAGTPEAELWKGGNWTGMAYTARHSGRKIRDLFADLGFDNDDLYYTNAVKCFPEGEDGSNREPTSEERANCRPYLETEIEEIEPRAVVATGKHATTSLLATEGKSIDGFLDSILEPVALGSLETTLVPVLHPSYQAVWLSRLDYTYEGYLDAIAETLAGVE; this is translated from the coding sequence ATGCCCGACTATCCCGATCCCGACTCGAAAAACGTCCTCGCGCCCGGCTGTGAGCGCTGCCCGGCGCTCGCGGACGCCCGCGAACACATCTCGTGGGGCAACGGCTCGCTCGACGCGGAACTCGTGGTAGTCGGCGAAGCACCCGGTGCCGGCACGCCCGAGGCGGAGCTCTGGAAGGGCGGCAACTGGACCGGCATGGCCTACACCGCACGTCACTCGGGCCGAAAGATTCGAGATCTCTTTGCCGACCTCGGCTTCGACAACGACGATCTCTACTACACGAACGCCGTCAAGTGCTTTCCCGAGGGTGAGGACGGGTCGAACCGCGAACCCACGAGCGAAGAGCGGGCGAACTGCCGGCCCTATCTCGAAACCGAGATCGAGGAGATCGAGCCACGTGCCGTCGTCGCGACCGGCAAACACGCCACGACGAGCCTGCTCGCGACCGAGGGAAAGAGCATCGACGGTTTTCTCGACTCGATCCTCGAACCGGTCGCGCTCGGGAGTCTCGAAACGACGCTCGTGCCGGTTCTCCATCCCTCCTACCAGGCCGTTTGGCTCTCGCGGCTCGATTACACCTACGAGGGCTATCTCGACGCCATCGCCGAGACGCTCGCCGGGGTCGAGTGA
- a CDS encoding HIT family protein has translation MSNDCPFCGIVAGEIPGRIVFETDDVTAFLDANPLAPGHTLVVPNDHHERLADLPEELAREVFAVLHRLTPAVETAADADGSNVAFNDGPAAGQEVPHLHGHIIPRFDDDGGAPIHVVAGDRPDLTEDDLDAIAEEIRDAR, from the coding sequence ATGTCGAACGATTGCCCGTTCTGCGGGATCGTCGCCGGCGAGATCCCCGGCCGCATCGTCTTCGAGACCGACGACGTGACCGCCTTCCTGGATGCGAACCCGCTCGCGCCCGGCCACACGCTCGTCGTGCCGAACGACCACCACGAGCGACTCGCCGACCTCCCCGAGGAACTCGCCCGCGAGGTCTTCGCCGTGCTCCACCGATTGACACCCGCCGTCGAGACGGCCGCCGACGCCGACGGCTCGAACGTGGCGTTCAACGATGGGCCGGCTGCCGGCCAGGAGGTCCCCCACCTCCACGGCCACATCATCCCCCGGTTCGACGACGACGGCGGCGCGCCGATCCACGTCGTCGCCGGCGACCGACCCGACCTCACCGAGGACGATCTCGACGCCATCGCCGAGGAGATCCGCGACGCTCGATAG
- a CDS encoding transcription initiation factor IIB, producing the protein MNSTESCPECNGRLDDAGEETYCRDCGLVIGEDRVDRGPEWRNFEDGPDRKRTGAPLTRSRHDRGLSTEIGRSTRLTGRKRRLFARLRRQHNRTRISSRAERNRVYGFTEVRRMVGALGLPDSIRDRACVLFESAQNEDLLRGRSLEGFAAAAVYAVCRTDALSRTLAEIGAVAKATRDELTTAYDALNRELGLPTGPIDPEEYLARFANQLDLPNGIERRARALVEKSHELGLTNGRNPSGVAAACLYTAASEHDHALTQQSAADVAGVTPVTLRTTYYDLRE; encoded by the coding sequence ATGAATTCAACCGAATCGTGTCCAGAATGTAATGGGCGGTTGGACGACGCCGGCGAGGAGACGTACTGTCGCGACTGCGGACTGGTCATCGGCGAGGATCGCGTCGATCGCGGCCCCGAGTGGCGCAACTTCGAAGATGGGCCGGATCGGAAACGGACGGGCGCACCGCTGACCCGTTCGCGCCACGATCGCGGCCTCTCGACGGAGATCGGTCGTTCGACCCGTCTCACCGGCCGAAAGCGTCGTCTGTTCGCGCGTTTGCGCCGCCAGCACAACCGCACACGAATTTCCTCGCGCGCCGAACGCAATCGTGTCTACGGGTTCACCGAGGTGCGGCGCATGGTGGGCGCGCTCGGCCTCCCGGACTCGATCCGCGACCGTGCCTGCGTGCTCTTCGAGTCCGCACAGAACGAGGACCTGCTGCGCGGACGCTCGCTCGAAGGGTTCGCCGCCGCGGCCGTCTACGCCGTCTGTCGTACCGACGCCCTCTCGCGCACGCTCGCCGAAATCGGTGCGGTCGCCAAAGCCACACGTGACGAGCTCACCACCGCCTACGACGCCCTGAATCGGGAACTCGGCCTACCGACCGGTCCGATCGATCCCGAGGAATATCTAGCGCGCTTCGCGAACCAACTCGACCTCCCGAACGGGATCGAACGCAGGGCACGCGCGCTCGTCGAGAAGAGCCACGAACTCGGGCTGACCAACGGGCGCAATCCGAGCGGCGTCGCCGCGGCCTGTCTCTACACCGCCGCGAGCGAACACGACCACGCACTCACACAGCAGTCGGCCGCCGACGTCGCTGGCGTGACGCCAGTGACGCTCCGAACGACCTACTACGACCTGCGGGAGTGA
- a CDS encoding LAGLIDADG family homing endonuclease, whose product MARAENADLIDDFEEFYRNYYRNEIGELAQQYPNERRSLFIDWGDLYRFDSDLADDYRSQPDQLQEYAEEALRLYDLPVDVGLGRAHVRIRGLDEPTEIREIRARHRGQLLAVQGIVRKATDVRPKITEAAFECQRCGTLTRIPQTGGDFQEPHECQGCERQGPFDINFDQSEFVDAQKLRVQESPEGLRGGETPQNIDVHIEDDITGEVTAGDHVRVTGVLHLDQQESGRDASPMFDLFMDGVTVEIEDEQFEDMDISEADKRAIVELSAEDDIYEQMVGSIAPSIYGYEEAKLAMILQLFSGVAKHLPDGSRIRGDLHMLLIGDPGTGKSVMLQYIRNIAPRSVYTSGKGSSSAGLTAAAVRDDFGEGQQWTLEAGALVLADQGIAAVDELDKMRCVTGDTLVHLGDGRISRIRDLAREAGEQGTIEHHSNGRTIRDVDLDAWTMTDDGQLVDRPVTAIHEYDAPDELTTVRTESGEELTATDDHPFFVFEGGERVEKPAADLDAGDWVYVPRRLPQPATDGGAVAATPRSGSERTGPPPALGAVLGYLSGDGNVYYDRDAGVYGIRFTNSEAELLADFEQVSRAAFDAQPVRPPSEQRADGVETVRVIGREYADAVLDAGMNLETYDEKAFPEGVTDAPPATKAAFVRALADSEGTVDTHTGNVRIASSSYELLLGVKSLLLEFSVTSQIHTRQRDSGRDLYVLAITAANSIDAFARHVGFTLDRKQSALESVRAAASGDRTIIDVLPDCGDVLADLRDSLRLHQSECGLVDATYCSFENGDANISLRLARTVLDSFEERKSAADATVERLTSDRDWETLAAITERYHVSQAELAAGTAYTQQEISREWGDSDRLRTVVADRLSDRVATVADTDLEPFRSLVRGDVQWRRVAAVETTAADTKTDRTRLLRGDLADLLGCSITDSVETAHELLATEPSGGTWDALRNALDRHGISFADLADDLDVDASTVSRWFNGVVETDRFSAVETAAFDRIRAVRSEAERLLDAIETSGEPKVYDLTVDGTHNFVANGMVVHNSEDRSAMHEALEQQTISVSKAGINATLKSRCSLLGAANPKYGRFDQYESIGEQIDLEPALISRFDLIFTVTDDPDPEHDKDLAEHILRTNYAGELNTQRTEQTTANVSQSEVDAVTDTVAPAIEPDLLRKYIAYAQRNCYPTMTEEAKEAISDFYVDLRAEGSDDDAPVPVTARKLEALVRLGEASARVRLADTVELEDAERVIEIVRSCLKDIGVDPETGEFDADIVETGTSKSQRDRIKNMKALITDIEDEYDAGAPIEEVLDRAEETGMERSKAEHELEKLRRQGEVYEPQTDHLRTT is encoded by the coding sequence ATGGCTCGTGCGGAGAACGCCGATCTGATCGACGATTTCGAGGAGTTCTACCGCAACTACTACCGCAACGAGATCGGGGAGCTCGCCCAGCAGTATCCGAACGAACGGCGGTCGCTGTTCATCGACTGGGGTGACCTCTACCGATTCGATTCGGATCTCGCCGACGACTACCGCTCCCAGCCCGATCAGCTCCAGGAGTACGCAGAGGAGGCGCTACGGCTCTACGATCTCCCCGTCGACGTGGGTCTCGGACGCGCGCACGTCCGCATCCGCGGGCTGGACGAACCGACCGAGATCCGCGAGATCCGAGCGCGCCACCGTGGCCAGCTGCTCGCGGTGCAGGGCATCGTCAGGAAGGCCACGGACGTCAGGCCCAAGATCACCGAAGCAGCCTTCGAGTGTCAGCGCTGTGGGACGCTCACTCGCATCCCACAGACCGGTGGCGACTTCCAGGAACCCCACGAGTGTCAGGGCTGTGAGCGCCAGGGACCGTTCGACATCAACTTCGACCAGTCGGAGTTCGTCGACGCACAGAAACTCAGGGTTCAGGAGAGTCCGGAGGGGCTGCGCGGCGGCGAAACCCCACAGAACATCGACGTCCACATCGAGGACGACATCACCGGCGAGGTGACGGCGGGCGATCACGTCCGCGTCACCGGCGTACTCCATCTCGACCAGCAGGAGTCCGGGAGAGACGCCTCGCCGATGTTCGATCTGTTCATGGACGGCGTGACCGTCGAGATCGAGGACGAGCAGTTCGAGGACATGGACATCTCCGAGGCCGACAAGCGCGCCATCGTCGAACTCTCGGCCGAGGACGACATCTACGAGCAGATGGTCGGCTCGATCGCCCCCTCGATCTACGGCTACGAGGAGGCCAAACTCGCGATGATCCTCCAACTCTTCTCGGGCGTCGCCAAACACCTCCCGGACGGCTCGCGCATCCGTGGCGACCTCCACATGCTCCTCATCGGCGACCCGGGTACTGGCAAGTCCGTAATGCTTCAGTATATCAGAAATATCGCCCCACGGTCAGTTTACACCTCCGGGAAGGGATCGTCGAGCGCGGGACTGACGGCGGCTGCGGTGCGCGACGACTTCGGCGAGGGTCAGCAGTGGACGCTCGAAGCCGGGGCGCTCGTGCTCGCCGATCAGGGGATCGCGGCGGTCGACGAACTTGATAAAATGCGATGCGTGACCGGCGATACGCTCGTCCATCTCGGCGATGGGCGCATCTCGCGTATCCGCGATCTCGCACGCGAAGCCGGCGAGCAGGGGACGATCGAGCATCACTCGAACGGTCGGACGATACGGGACGTGGATCTCGACGCGTGGACGATGACCGATGACGGACAGCTCGTCGATCGTCCGGTGACGGCCATCCACGAGTACGACGCCCCGGACGAACTGACGACGGTCCGCACCGAGTCGGGCGAGGAGCTCACGGCCACGGACGACCACCCGTTCTTCGTGTTCGAGGGCGGCGAGCGTGTCGAGAAGCCGGCGGCCGATCTCGACGCCGGCGATTGGGTGTACGTTCCGCGTCGGCTCCCCCAACCGGCGACCGACGGTGGAGCCGTCGCCGCAACACCCCGATCAGGGAGCGAACGGACGGGGCCGCCGCCGGCTCTCGGTGCGGTGCTTGGCTATCTCTCCGGCGACGGCAACGTCTACTACGACCGCGATGCGGGCGTGTACGGCATCCGTTTCACCAACAGCGAGGCGGAGTTGCTGGCGGATTTCGAACAGGTCTCCCGTGCGGCGTTCGACGCACAGCCGGTGCGTCCGCCGAGCGAGCAGCGTGCCGACGGCGTCGAGACCGTTCGGGTCATCGGTCGCGAGTACGCCGATGCAGTCCTGGATGCCGGGATGAATCTCGAAACCTACGACGAGAAGGCGTTCCCAGAGGGCGTCACGGACGCGCCGCCCGCCACGAAGGCTGCGTTCGTCAGGGCGCTGGCCGACAGCGAGGGTACCGTCGACACGCACACCGGGAACGTGAGGATCGCCTCGTCGAGCTACGAGCTGCTGCTGGGGGTCAAGAGCCTGCTGCTGGAGTTCTCGGTGACGAGCCAAATCCATACGCGTCAGCGCGATTCCGGGCGGGATCTGTACGTGCTCGCCATCACGGCCGCGAATTCGATCGATGCGTTCGCCCGGCACGTCGGGTTCACGCTCGATCGCAAGCAGTCCGCACTGGAATCGGTTCGTGCAGCGGCGTCGGGCGATCGGACCATCATCGACGTGCTACCGGACTGTGGTGACGTGCTCGCCGACCTTCGGGACTCGCTTCGACTTCACCAGTCGGAATGTGGACTGGTCGACGCTACCTACTGCAGCTTCGAAAACGGCGACGCAAATATCTCGCTCCGGTTGGCTCGCACCGTCCTCGACTCGTTCGAAGAGCGCAAATCCGCTGCTGACGCCACCGTCGAACGGCTGACCAGTGACCGTGATTGGGAAACCCTTGCCGCGATCACGGAGCGCTATCACGTCTCCCAGGCCGAACTCGCGGCGGGCACCGCGTACACCCAACAGGAAATCTCCCGCGAGTGGGGCGATAGTGACCGGCTTCGAACCGTCGTGGCTGATCGACTGTCCGACCGCGTCGCGACGGTCGCCGACACCGATCTGGAACCGTTCCGATCGCTGGTTCGCGGCGACGTGCAGTGGCGGCGCGTCGCCGCAGTCGAAACCACGGCTGCCGACACCAAAACGGACAGGACGAGGCTTTTGCGCGGCGACCTCGCCGATCTGCTCGGCTGTTCGATCACGGACAGCGTCGAGACGGCCCACGAGCTGTTGGCGACCGAGCCATCCGGGGGTACGTGGGACGCCCTCCGGAACGCACTCGATCGCCACGGGATTTCGTTCGCCGATCTCGCCGACGATCTCGATGTCGACGCCTCGACCGTCTCGCGCTGGTTCAATGGGGTCGTCGAGACGGATCGGTTTTCGGCTGTCGAAACGGCCGCGTTCGACCGAATTCGGGCCGTTCGCAGTGAAGCCGAGCGCTTGCTGGACGCGATCGAGACGAGCGGCGAACCCAAGGTGTATGACCTCACAGTCGACGGAACCCACAACTTCGTGGCCAACGGCATGGTGGTGCACAACTCCGAGGACCGCTCGGCGATGCACGAGGCGCTCGAACAGCAGACCATCTCGGTCTCGAAGGCCGGGATCAACGCCACGCTCAAATCGAGATGTTCGCTGTTGGGTGCGGCGAACCCGAAATACGGTCGGTTCGATCAGTACGAATCCATCGGCGAGCAGATCGATCTGGAGCCGGCGCTCATCTCGCGGTTCGATCTCATCTTCACCGTCACCGACGATCCGGACCCCGAGCACGACAAGGATCTCGCCGAGCACATCCTGCGGACGAACTACGCGGGCGAACTCAACACCCAGCGGACCGAACAGACCACGGCGAACGTCAGCCAGTCGGAGGTCGACGCCGTCACCGACACCGTGGCCCCGGCGATCGAACCCGACCTCCTCCGGAAGTATATCGCCTACGCACAGCGCAACTGCTATCCGACGATGACCGAGGAGGCCAAAGAGGCGATCAGCGACTTCTACGTCGATCTCCGAGCGGAGGGCTCCGACGACGACGCGCCCGTCCCGGTGACCGCGCGGAAACTGGAGGCACTCGTCAGGCTGGGCGAGGCCTCCGCGCGCGTCCGGCTCGCCGACACGGTCGAACTGGAGGACGCCGAGCGCGTCATCGAGATCGTCCGTTCGTGTCTCAAGGACATCGGCGTCGATCCCGAGACCGGCGAGTTCGACGCCGACATCGTCGAGACGGGCACCTCGAAGAGCCAGCGTGACCGGATCAAGAACATGAAAGCGCTGATCACCGACATCGAGGACGAGTACGATGCCGGCGCGCCGATCGAGGAGGTGCTCGATCGCGCCGAGGAGACCGGGATGGAGCGCTCGAAGGCCGAGCACGAACTCGAAAAGCTCAGACGGCAGGGCGAGGTGTACGAGCCACAGACCGACCACCTGCGGACCACCTAA